From Rhodopseudomonas palustris, a single genomic window includes:
- a CDS encoding monovalent cation/H+ antiporter subunit A: MQLALIALIPLLGAILPPLAVRSGRSLCTAVTLAVSLASLALLIASAPVVFDGTTIRSGGDWVPGLGLSFRFFLDGLGLFFAALILIIGLLIVIYAGFYLGRDDSPGRFFAYLLLFQGAMLGIVISDNVLLLTVFWELTSLSSFLLIGYWYHTGEGRQGARMALVVTGGGGLLLMAGMLLLGKAAGSYQLTEILQRGDAVRASPLYLPILLLLLGAAFTKSAQFPFHFWLPHAMAAPTPVSAYLHSATMVKAGVFLLARLWPVLAGTDWWFAIVTTTGLVTMLVGAWIALFKTDLKAILAYSTVSHLGLMVMLLGFGTEYAVIACVFHILNHATFKAALFMSVGIVDHETGIRDIRRLGGLLRLMPISSVLALIAAAAMAGVPLLNGFLSKEMMLEAALHTGAMGQDWIVPVAATVGALLSAAYSARLAFATYLGRRHAHASGTPHDPPVGMWFPVAALVVPVLVIGLWPQLVAGGLVQRTAQAVVGSTPLQFEPLAIWHGPTLALLMSVVALGGGLGLLWALASLERLRNLLPRPDAKTMFDVTVAASARAARWVIRRLHGESLPRYLAAIVLTVLVVGAIGFAGGNHAAGARPMLPLNLPAAVGWVLLVVASLGVMAFHIHRLVTLILSSVVGLIVSLTFMLFSAPDLALTQISVEVVTIILLLLALNLLPKVTPPETATVRKWINGAIAACGGLAAAGLAFAVMTRDVDSISAFHLAESKPGGGGTNVVNVILVDFRGFDTFGEIIVLCIAALVIFALLSTAFEGAAARRLDRMRQRLESADAHPLMLVVATRLLLPLAITVGIYIFLRGHNQPGGGFIAGLVVATAIIMQFMASGYTWSSEQRNIDGHRLLGAGVLIAAATGIGSFLFGRPFLTSYFVYVPIPLIGEVELATALLFDVGVFLTVVGTVFLSLSQISRVEHRANRGPVPAGPSDIPMTPQAAPRPAPPAAAPAES, from the coding sequence ATGCAACTTGCACTGATCGCACTCATTCCGTTGTTGGGCGCTATTCTGCCGCCGCTCGCCGTGCGGTCGGGGCGCAGCCTGTGCACTGCGGTGACCCTGGCTGTCAGCCTGGCGTCGCTGGCGCTGTTGATTGCCAGCGCGCCTGTCGTGTTCGACGGAACCACGATCCGGAGCGGCGGCGACTGGGTGCCGGGGCTCGGACTGTCGTTCCGATTCTTTCTCGACGGTCTCGGCCTGTTCTTTGCCGCGCTGATCCTGATCATCGGATTGTTGATCGTGATCTATGCCGGGTTCTATCTCGGCCGTGACGACTCGCCCGGACGGTTCTTCGCCTATCTGTTGCTGTTTCAAGGCGCGATGCTCGGCATCGTGATCAGCGACAATGTGCTGCTGCTCACTGTGTTCTGGGAGCTGACCAGTCTGAGTTCGTTCCTGCTGATCGGCTACTGGTATCACACTGGGGAGGGGCGGCAGGGCGCGCGGATGGCGCTGGTGGTGACGGGCGGCGGCGGGTTGCTGCTGATGGCCGGCATGCTGTTGCTCGGCAAGGCCGCCGGCTCGTATCAATTGACCGAGATTCTTCAGCGCGGCGACGCTGTCAGGGCATCGCCGTTGTATCTCCCGATCCTGCTGCTGTTGCTGGGCGCCGCGTTCACCAAATCGGCGCAGTTTCCGTTTCACTTCTGGCTGCCGCACGCGATGGCGGCGCCGACGCCGGTATCGGCCTATCTGCATTCCGCCACCATGGTGAAGGCCGGTGTGTTTCTGCTGGCGCGGCTGTGGCCGGTGCTCGCGGGCACCGACTGGTGGTTCGCGATCGTCACCACCACGGGCCTGGTCACGATGCTGGTCGGCGCCTGGATCGCGCTGTTCAAGACCGATCTCAAGGCGATCCTGGCATATTCGACGGTGAGCCATCTCGGCCTGATGGTGATGCTGCTCGGTTTCGGCACCGAATACGCGGTGATCGCCTGCGTGTTTCACATCCTCAACCACGCCACCTTCAAGGCCGCCTTGTTCATGAGCGTCGGCATCGTCGACCACGAGACCGGCATCCGCGACATTCGCCGGCTCGGGGGGCTGTTACGCCTGATGCCGATCTCCTCGGTGCTGGCGCTGATCGCCGCCGCGGCGATGGCCGGCGTGCCGCTGCTCAACGGCTTTCTGTCGAAGGAGATGATGCTGGAGGCCGCGCTTCACACCGGGGCGATGGGACAGGACTGGATCGTGCCGGTCGCCGCGACGGTCGGTGCGCTGCTGTCGGCCGCGTATTCCGCGCGGCTGGCGTTCGCCACCTATCTCGGCCGGCGGCACGCCCATGCCTCGGGCACGCCGCATGATCCGCCGGTCGGTATGTGGTTTCCGGTCGCGGCGCTGGTGGTGCCTGTGCTGGTGATCGGACTGTGGCCGCAATTGGTGGCCGGCGGATTGGTCCAGCGGACCGCACAGGCGGTCGTCGGCTCCACGCCGCTGCAGTTCGAGCCGCTGGCGATCTGGCACGGGCCGACGCTGGCGCTGCTGATGAGCGTGGTCGCACTGGGCGGCGGCCTGGGGCTGCTGTGGGCGCTGGCGTCGCTCGAGCGGCTGCGCAACCTGCTGCCGCGGCCCGACGCCAAGACGATGTTCGACGTCACGGTCGCCGCCAGCGCTCGCGCCGCGCGCTGGGTCATTCGCCGACTGCACGGCGAATCCCTCCCGCGCTATCTCGCCGCGATCGTGCTGACCGTGCTGGTGGTCGGCGCGATCGGGTTCGCGGGCGGCAATCATGCGGCCGGCGCGCGGCCGATGCTGCCACTCAATCTGCCCGCGGCGGTCGGCTGGGTGCTGCTGGTCGTCGCCAGCCTCGGCGTCATGGCATTCCACATCCATCGGCTGGTGACCTTGATCCTGTCGAGCGTGGTCGGGCTGATCGTTTCGCTCACCTTCATGCTGTTCTCGGCGCCGGATCTGGCGCTGACCCAGATCTCGGTCGAGGTGGTCACCATCATTCTGCTGCTGCTGGCGCTCAACCTTTTGCCGAAGGTCACCCCGCCCGAGACCGCCACCGTCCGCAAATGGATCAACGGCGCCATCGCCGCTTGCGGCGGTCTGGCGGCGGCGGGGCTGGCCTTCGCGGTGATGACCCGCGACGTCGACTCGATTTCCGCCTTCCATCTCGCCGAGTCCAAGCCGGGCGGCGGCGGCACCAACGTCGTCAATGTCATTCTGGTCGACTTCCGCGGTTTCGACACGTTCGGCGAGATCATCGTGCTGTGCATCGCTGCGCTGGTGATCTTCGCGCTGCTCAGCACCGCGTTCGAAGGCGCCGCAGCGCGGCGGCTCGACAGGATGCGACAGCGGCTCGAATCCGCCGACGCTCACCCGCTGATGCTGGTGGTGGCGACGCGGCTGCTGTTGCCGCTGGCGATCACGGTCGGCATCTACATCTTCCTGCGCGGCCACAACCAGCCCGGCGGCGGCTTCATCGCCGGCCTGGTCGTCGCCACCGCGATCATCATGCAGTTCATGGCGAGCGGCTACACCTGGAGCTCCGAGCAGCGCAACATCGACGGGCATCGCCTGCTCGGCGCAGGCGTCCTGATCGCGGCCGCCACCGGGATCGGCTCGTTCCTGTTCGGCCGGCCGTTCCTGACCAGCTACTTCGTCTATGTGCCGATTCCGCTGATCGGCGAGGTCGAGCTCGCCACCGCGCTGCTGTTCGACGTCGGGGTGTTTCTGACCGTGGTCGGAACCGTGTTCCTGTCGCTGTCGCAGATCTCCCGCGTCGAGCATCGCGCCAACCGAGGGCCGGTGCCGGCCGGCCCGTCGGACATTCCGATGACGCCGCAAGCCGCACCGCGGCCGGCACCGCCCGCCGCTGCACCGGCGGAGAGCTGA
- a CDS encoding Na(+)/H(+) antiporter subunit C: MELLVASAIGVLTMVGLYLVLSRHSFPVIIGTTFLTYAVNLFLFAMGRLAIDRAPIIGSGSSDYTDPLPQALVLTAIVISFGMTALVVVLALRGFLETGTERVENSPAGDERRDLHHPGADR; encoded by the coding sequence ATGGAACTGCTGGTCGCGAGCGCAATCGGCGTGCTGACGATGGTCGGGCTGTATCTGGTGCTGTCCCGCCACAGCTTCCCGGTGATCATCGGCACCACTTTCCTGACCTATGCGGTCAACCTGTTCCTGTTCGCGATGGGAAGGCTGGCGATCGATCGCGCACCGATCATCGGAAGCGGCTCGTCCGACTACACCGATCCGCTGCCGCAGGCGCTGGTACTCACCGCGATCGTGATTTCGTTCGGAATGACCGCGCTGGTGGTGGTGCTGGCGCTCCGGGGCTTCCTCGAGACCGGCACCGAAAGGGTCGAGAACAGTCCGGCGGGCGATGAACGCCGCGACCTTCACCACCCGGGAGCCGACCGATGA
- a CDS encoding N-acetylglutaminylglutamine amidotransferase produces the protein MCGICGEIRMRGEPSIAALKTIAGAMHKRGPDAEGLFAQGTMAFGHRRLSILDLAAASQQPMIDSELGLGIVFNGCIYNFRELKDELTRRGYRFFSQGDTEVILKSYHAWGADCVSRFKGMFAFALWERDSDRVVLARDRLGIKPLYYVDGPDSFRFASDLPALLAGGGVDTSLDPVGLHHFFSFHAAVPPPRTILRGVKKLEPASILTLEPDGSRTTRRYWRFTVGSAVDRVMTEQEWSEAVTDAMLTAVDRRRVADVPVGVLLSGGLDSSLIVALLAKLGHSDVKTFAIGFDSVGGQSGDEFYYSDLVAKHFSSTHEQIRIDGREALQHLPDAIRAMSEPMVSHDAVAFYLLSREVAKRVTVVQSGQGADEVFGGYSWYPSLLTANNAADQYREVYFDWKHTDISRLLTPDLLSADHSSDFVERFFDLTSASSPVDKALQIDAEIMMVDDPVKRVDNMTMAHGLEARVPFLDHELVELAARIPASLKLGDGGKYILKQAARALLPAEVIDRPKGYFPVPSLRHLRGDFLDYVRDILTSPAARNRGLYRSEFIEHMLHHPEAEKSPKGHSRLWQAALLEGWLQAHAI, from the coding sequence ATGTGTGGAATTTGCGGAGAGATCCGCATGCGCGGCGAACCCTCGATCGCCGCTTTGAAGACGATCGCCGGCGCGATGCACAAGCGCGGGCCCGATGCGGAAGGACTGTTCGCGCAAGGCACCATGGCGTTCGGCCATCGGCGACTCAGCATTCTCGATCTGGCAGCAGCCTCTCAGCAGCCGATGATCGACAGCGAGCTGGGACTCGGCATCGTCTTCAACGGCTGCATCTACAATTTCCGCGAACTCAAGGACGAACTGACGCGGCGCGGCTATCGGTTCTTCTCGCAAGGCGACACAGAAGTCATCCTCAAGAGCTATCATGCCTGGGGGGCGGACTGCGTATCACGTTTCAAGGGCATGTTCGCCTTCGCGTTGTGGGAGCGCGACAGCGACCGCGTCGTGCTGGCCCGCGACCGTCTCGGCATCAAACCGCTCTACTACGTCGATGGCCCTGACTCTTTCCGCTTCGCCTCCGATCTGCCCGCCTTGCTGGCGGGCGGTGGTGTCGATACCTCGCTCGATCCTGTCGGGCTGCATCACTTCTTCAGCTTCCACGCCGCTGTGCCACCGCCGCGCACCATTCTGCGCGGCGTGAAGAAGCTGGAGCCCGCCTCCATCCTCACCCTGGAGCCGGATGGTTCCAGAACCACGCGGCGCTATTGGAGGTTCACAGTCGGCTCGGCCGTCGATCGGGTGATGACCGAGCAAGAGTGGAGCGAGGCCGTTACCGATGCGATGCTGACGGCGGTCGATCGCCGCCGCGTCGCCGACGTCCCTGTCGGCGTGCTGCTGTCGGGCGGATTGGATTCATCGCTGATCGTCGCGCTGCTCGCCAAACTCGGCCATTCCGACGTCAAGACCTTCGCGATCGGCTTCGACAGCGTCGGCGGGCAAAGCGGCGACGAGTTCTATTATTCCGATCTGGTGGCGAAGCACTTCTCGTCAACGCACGAGCAGATCAGAATCGACGGCCGCGAGGCATTGCAGCATCTGCCGGACGCGATCCGGGCGATGTCCGAGCCGATGGTCAGTCACGATGCGGTTGCGTTCTATCTGCTGTCGCGCGAGGTCGCCAAGCGGGTGACAGTGGTGCAGAGCGGCCAGGGTGCCGACGAAGTGTTCGGCGGCTATAGCTGGTACCCCTCACTGCTCACCGCCAACAATGCCGCCGATCAGTATCGCGAGGTGTATTTTGATTGGAAGCACACCGACATCTCCAGGTTGTTGACGCCCGATCTGCTCTCGGCGGATCACAGTTCGGACTTCGTCGAGCGCTTTTTCGACCTGACCTCGGCGAGTTCCCCGGTCGACAAGGCGCTGCAGATCGACGCCGAGATCATGATGGTCGACGATCCGGTCAAGCGGGTCGACAACATGACCATGGCGCATGGTCTCGAAGCCCGGGTGCCGTTTCTCGACCACGAATTGGTCGAGCTCGCCGCCCGGATCCCGGCCTCGCTCAAGCTCGGCGATGGTGGCAAGTACATCCTCAAACAAGCCGCCCGCGCGTTGCTTCCGGCCGAAGTGATCGACCGCCCCAAGGGATATTTCCCGGTGCCGTCGCTGCGGCATCTGCGCGGCGATTTCCTCGACTACGTTCGCGACATCCTGACCTCCCCGGCCGCGCGTAACCGCGGTCTGTATCGCTCCGAGTTCATCGAACACATGCTCCATCATCCCGAAGCAGAAAAGAGCCCGAAGGGCCATTCGCGGCTGTGGCAGGCCGCTCTCCTCGAAGGGTGGCTGCAGGCCCATGCGATTTGA
- a CDS encoding Na+/H+ antiporter subunit E, giving the protein MTRLLPHPVMSLLITGVWVALINSVSVGSVVFGLLLGIVVPLLTSPYWPNRPTLRRPHKLIGYAAVVLWDIVVSNVQVAYWVLLRSNDSLRTQFVVVPLDITSREAIVLLAGTITMTPGTVSADLSADGRAILVHCLHTTDPDEAVSQIKSRYERRLQEIYG; this is encoded by the coding sequence ATGACCAGGCTGCTGCCGCATCCGGTGATGTCGCTGCTGATCACCGGGGTCTGGGTCGCGCTGATCAACTCGGTGTCGGTCGGCAGCGTGGTGTTCGGTCTTTTGCTCGGGATCGTCGTGCCGCTGCTCACCAGCCCGTACTGGCCGAACCGCCCCACGCTGCGCCGGCCGCACAAGCTGATCGGCTATGCGGCCGTGGTGCTGTGGGACATCGTGGTGTCGAACGTCCAGGTCGCGTATTGGGTGCTGCTCCGGTCCAACGACAGCCTGCGGACGCAATTCGTGGTGGTTCCCCTCGACATCACGTCGCGTGAGGCGATCGTGCTGCTGGCGGGCACCATCACGATGACGCCTGGAACGGTCAGTGCCGACCTGTCCGCCGACGGCCGCGCCATCCTGGTGCACTGCCTGCACACCACCGATCCGGACGAGGCCGTGAGCCAGATCAAAAGCCGCTACGAACGACGACTCCAGGAGATCTACGGATGA
- a CDS encoding universal stress protein, whose product MSMLKRTLILLGQTESSVSARDYAFRLAQRTGTDLAGLAGLDLRSIETPMLGGIGTSAYKAQLEQELKSQAEATRQRLHEEFERECRERALPFEWLSFEGDPIEAFQLATETRDLVVAGHDTGYGGDLTEPLSEILAKLLLRSPRPLIVCPDRLPEGEAILVAYDGSVPAMRALQMFVLLGLGTGQRIVVAAVDRSEEAAARNCAAAASYLRSHGYESDACPITSSVDPSEAIRLTVADRRVGTLVMGAYGRRGFREALFGSTTDALVETPPCALFLYH is encoded by the coding sequence ATGTCGATGCTCAAGCGCACACTAATATTGCTTGGTCAGACCGAATCCTCAGTGTCGGCCCGGGACTACGCTTTCCGGCTGGCGCAGCGGACCGGAACGGATCTGGCGGGTCTGGCCGGCCTCGATCTACGCTCGATCGAGACGCCGATGCTCGGCGGGATCGGCACTTCCGCCTACAAGGCGCAGCTCGAGCAGGAGTTGAAAAGTCAGGCTGAAGCGACCCGACAGCGGTTGCACGAGGAGTTCGAGCGCGAATGTCGCGAGCGCGCCCTCCCGTTCGAATGGCTTTCGTTCGAGGGCGATCCGATCGAAGCCTTCCAGCTTGCGACCGAGACCCGCGATCTGGTGGTTGCCGGGCACGATACCGGCTATGGCGGCGATCTGACCGAGCCGTTGTCGGAGATTCTGGCCAAGCTCCTGCTGCGCTCGCCTCGGCCGCTGATCGTTTGTCCGGACCGGTTGCCGGAGGGAGAAGCCATCCTGGTCGCCTACGACGGCAGCGTCCCGGCGATGCGCGCGCTGCAGATGTTCGTGCTGCTCGGTCTCGGCACCGGTCAGCGGATCGTGGTCGCTGCGGTCGATCGGAGCGAGGAGGCGGCCGCCCGCAATTGTGCGGCCGCGGCTTCGTATCTGCGGAGCCACGGCTACGAATCGGACGCCTGTCCGATCACTTCGAGCGTCGATCCGTCCGAGGCGATCAGGCTTACAGTCGCTGACCGGCGAGTCGGCACCTTGGTGATGGGGGCATACGGCCGACGAGGATTCCGCGAGGCGTTGTTTGGTTCGACCACAGATGCGCTGGTCGAAACGCCACCGTGTGCACTGTTTCTGTATCATTGA
- a CDS encoding monovalent cation/H+ antiporter subunit D, translated as MIDLIVAPIVVPAVVAAFLILVMRHDLAGQRAVSIGATVLSLGIAVWLYVAASGGDPMSYRLGNWPAPFGIVLVLDRLSATMLLLTALLAVAVVIYALAGWDARGRHFHPLFQFQLMGLNGAFLTGDVFNLFVFFEIMLIASYGLLLHGGGERRLRAGFHYVAINLVGSTLFLFAVGLIYAVTGTLNMADLANKVGNVAAGDEALLRVGALLLLLVFALKAALVPLQWWLPSAYAAAAGPVAALFMMMTKVGAYSIVRVYTVIFGAGAGAAADIAAPWVMPAALATLVLGAIGVLASTTLLGLVGFSIVWSMGSLLLAIGLFDQGGLSAGLYYLLHSTMSGAVLFLVADLVATERGRHADRLVAAPASPRLPLLAALFFVAAIAMTGMPPLSGFVGKLLILDAVWNRPLGTASWVVLLATSLVVIVGYARAGSTLFWKTELRRTAPARTAAAPSITAPAAVVVGLLAATVLLSVFAGPVARELDATARQTLDVGAYVGAVSPAAVAESGRGRP; from the coding sequence ATGATCGATCTCATCGTCGCTCCGATCGTGGTGCCGGCCGTGGTCGCCGCCTTCCTGATCCTGGTGATGCGTCACGATCTCGCCGGCCAGCGCGCCGTGTCGATCGGAGCGACCGTGCTGTCGCTCGGCATCGCAGTGTGGCTGTATGTGGCGGCGTCCGGCGGCGATCCGATGAGCTACCGGCTCGGCAATTGGCCGGCGCCGTTCGGCATCGTGCTGGTGCTGGATCGGCTGTCGGCGACGATGCTGCTGCTCACCGCGCTGCTCGCGGTGGCGGTGGTGATCTACGCGCTGGCCGGATGGGACGCGCGCGGTCGCCACTTCCATCCACTGTTCCAGTTTCAACTGATGGGCCTGAACGGCGCCTTCCTGACCGGCGACGTATTCAACCTGTTCGTGTTCTTCGAGATCATGCTGATCGCGTCCTACGGCTTGCTGCTGCACGGCGGCGGCGAGCGGAGGCTGCGCGCCGGCTTCCACTACGTTGCGATCAATCTGGTCGGATCGACGTTGTTTCTATTCGCGGTCGGGCTGATCTATGCCGTGACCGGCACGCTCAACATGGCCGATCTTGCGAACAAGGTCGGCAACGTCGCCGCAGGCGACGAAGCGCTGCTTCGGGTCGGCGCCCTGTTGCTGTTGCTGGTGTTCGCGCTGAAGGCCGCTTTGGTGCCGCTGCAATGGTGGCTGCCGTCGGCCTACGCCGCGGCGGCGGGACCGGTTGCGGCGCTGTTCATGATGATGACCAAGGTGGGAGCGTATTCGATCGTCCGGGTCTACACCGTGATTTTCGGCGCCGGTGCCGGGGCTGCGGCCGATATCGCGGCGCCGTGGGTGATGCCGGCCGCGCTGGCGACGCTGGTGCTGGGGGCGATCGGCGTGCTGGCGAGCACGACGCTGCTCGGGCTGGTGGGCTTTTCGATCGTGTGGTCGATGGGATCGCTGCTGCTGGCGATCGGGCTGTTCGACCAGGGCGGGCTGTCGGCCGGCCTGTACTATCTGCTGCACAGCACGATGAGCGGCGCGGTGCTGTTTCTGGTGGCCGATCTGGTGGCGACCGAACGAGGCCGCCATGCCGATCGGCTGGTCGCGGCGCCGGCGTCGCCGCGGCTGCCGCTGCTCGCGGCGCTGTTCTTCGTCGCGGCGATCGCGATGACCGGCATGCCGCCGCTGTCGGGCTTCGTCGGCAAGCTGCTGATCCTCGATGCGGTCTGGAACCGGCCGCTCGGCACGGCGAGCTGGGTCGTGCTGCTCGCCACCAGCCTTGTGGTGATCGTCGGCTATGCGCGCGCCGGCAGCACGCTGTTTTGGAAGACCGAACTCAGGCGCACGGCTCCGGCGCGCACCGCGGCGGCGCCTTCGATCACCGCGCCGGCAGCGGTCGTGGTCGGGCTGCTCGCCGCGACAGTGCTGCTGTCGGTGTTTGCCGGGCCGGTCGCTCGCGAGCTCGACGCGACTGCGCGGCAAACCCTCGACGTCGGGGCCTATGTCGGAGCGGTCAGTCCCGCCGCAGTCGCGGAATCGGGGAGGGGAAGGCCATGA
- a CDS encoding Na+/H+ antiporter subunit G produces MVWASEILVSVLILIGAFFLVVGSFGLVKLPDLMRRLHAPTKSTTLGIGSLLIASMLYFALLRGAPSLHELMISVFLFLAAPIAANMIAKAYMLRSRALHRSLPRPAHGGEWATYLPHAAGPATAAKAKHRPDDAGAIRER; encoded by the coding sequence ATGGTCTGGGCGAGCGAAATTCTGGTCTCCGTGCTGATCCTGATCGGCGCTTTCTTCCTGGTGGTCGGGTCATTCGGCCTCGTGAAGCTGCCCGATCTGATGCGCCGTCTGCACGCGCCGACGAAATCCACCACGCTCGGGATCGGATCGCTGCTGATCGCCTCGATGCTGTATTTCGCGCTGCTGCGCGGCGCGCCGTCGTTGCACGAACTGATGATTTCAGTGTTCCTGTTCCTGGCGGCGCCGATCGCTGCGAACATGATTGCAAAGGCCTATATGTTGCGGAGCAGGGCCCTGCACAGAAGCTTGCCGCGCCCGGCGCACGGCGGCGAATGGGCCACCTACCTGCCGCACGCCGCCGGCCCCGCCACCGCTGCGAAAGCAAAACATCGCCCCGACGACGCCGGAGCTATCCGAGAACGTTGA
- a CDS encoding nitrogenase component 1, translating to MSYLLTRLPPFAADYSGVASALHDLGGLVVIHDASGCTGSYTGYDEPRWFSSDSSVLSSGLREFDAIMGNDQKLLDNIIRATRDRDYSFVAVVASPVPMLVGFDVDGFATLVEHETGLPAFGFATTGFDLYDKGLAAAFRAVAERFVAEPEAPPQGANILGASPLDDIGPAQLLRLHRVLDRAGLPLISVWGQQSGLQAIAGAAGAAVNLVVAAAALPLARLMQRRWGIPFVTGLPLDSRDEIALAAALATASGNPTPTDDAECCDGHAPSGDIVVLVGEQVAMNAVRCALHRRHPATTVRVASFFAWDESLAEPGERRLANEEDAAGWLADQSPSLVVGDPLLASLLPETARTSFIAAPHRAVSARLDCRPVGRSHQPEQETADFLEEILCRVPATLAAISVP from the coding sequence ATGAGCTACCTGCTGACCAGACTGCCGCCGTTCGCGGCGGATTATTCCGGAGTCGCCTCGGCGCTGCACGATCTCGGCGGCCTGGTGGTGATCCACGATGCCTCGGGCTGCACCGGCAGCTACACCGGTTATGACGAGCCGCGCTGGTTTTCCAGCGACTCCAGCGTATTGAGCTCCGGTCTGCGCGAGTTCGACGCCATCATGGGCAACGATCAGAAGCTGCTCGATAATATCATCCGGGCGACGCGGGATCGCGACTACAGCTTCGTCGCCGTGGTGGCGAGTCCGGTTCCGATGCTGGTCGGCTTCGACGTCGACGGATTCGCGACGCTGGTCGAACACGAGACCGGCCTGCCGGCGTTCGGCTTCGCCACCACCGGCTTCGACCTTTACGACAAGGGGCTGGCGGCCGCGTTTCGAGCGGTTGCGGAGCGCTTCGTCGCCGAACCGGAGGCGCCGCCGCAGGGCGCCAACATCCTCGGCGCCTCGCCGCTCGACGACATCGGGCCGGCTCAGCTCCTGCGACTTCACCGGGTACTCGACCGCGCCGGCTTGCCTCTGATTTCGGTGTGGGGACAGCAGTCCGGGCTGCAAGCGATCGCCGGCGCCGCCGGTGCCGCGGTCAATCTGGTGGTTGCCGCTGCCGCATTGCCGCTCGCCAGGTTGATGCAGCGGCGCTGGGGCATCCCGTTCGTGACCGGTCTTCCGCTCGATTCCCGCGACGAAATCGCGCTCGCGGCCGCGCTGGCGACGGCGTCGGGCAATCCAACGCCAACCGACGACGCAGAATGCTGCGACGGCCACGCGCCGTCCGGCGATATCGTGGTCCTGGTCGGGGAACAGGTCGCAATGAACGCAGTGCGATGCGCGCTGCATCGCCGTCATCCCGCGACGACCGTTCGAGTCGCGTCGTTCTTCGCATGGGACGAGAGTCTGGCCGAACCCGGGGAACGCCGCCTCGCCAACGAGGAGGATGCCGCCGGCTGGCTCGCCGATCAAAGCCCCTCACTGGTCGTCGGCGACCCGCTGCTGGCATCGCTTCTGCCCGAGACGGCCCGCACCAGCTTCATTGCCGCCCCGCACCGTGCCGTCTCGGCCCGGCTCGACTGCCGGCCGGTCGGTCGGTCGCACCAGCCGGAGCAAGAGACGGCCGATTTCCTGGAAGAGATTCTGTGCCGCGTCCCCGCGACGCTCGCCGCAATCTCCGTCCCCTAG
- a CDS encoding class II glutamine amidotransferase — MCRWLAYRGEATSFDSYVTEPVHSLINQSLRARESAGSTNGDGFGLGWYGVHPEPGLFRETRPAWSDENLRYLCRHLQSHMFFAHVRAATGTAVTRQNCHPFACGRWMFMHNGFIGSWSRLRRKVEAMIPDHLYPSRVGTTDSEAVFLAMMGQGLDQDPIGATLSVMRALSALVDEDGLRERMRFTAALANGHDLYAFRFAHNDTANTLYYREDGPLVVASEPFDTELHWSEVPADHVLVSRPFRPVEIRPFPAGEHSPQEPAVAQNVVERA, encoded by the coding sequence ATGTGCCGCTGGCTGGCATACCGCGGAGAAGCAACATCGTTCGACAGCTACGTCACAGAACCGGTCCACTCCCTGATCAACCAGAGCCTGCGCGCCCGCGAATCCGCTGGCAGCACTAACGGCGATGGCTTCGGCCTCGGTTGGTACGGAGTTCATCCCGAGCCGGGATTGTTTCGCGAAACGCGCCCGGCATGGTCGGACGAGAATCTCCGTTACCTCTGCCGGCACCTGCAATCCCACATGTTCTTCGCCCATGTCCGCGCCGCGACCGGTACCGCGGTGACGCGGCAGAACTGCCATCCATTCGCCTGCGGGCGATGGATGTTCATGCACAACGGTTTCATTGGGAGCTGGAGCCGGCTGCGGCGGAAGGTCGAGGCGATGATCCCCGATCATCTGTATCCATCGCGCGTCGGCACCACGGATTCCGAGGCGGTGTTCCTGGCAATGATGGGCCAGGGGCTGGACCAGGATCCGATCGGCGCGACCCTGAGCGTGATGCGCGCACTCAGCGCCCTGGTCGACGAAGATGGATTGCGCGAGCGGATGAGGTTCACGGCGGCGCTCGCCAATGGACACGACCTCTACGCCTTCCGGTTCGCTCACAACGATACGGCGAACACGCTGTACTATCGCGAGGATGGGCCTCTGGTCGTGGCCTCCGAGCCGTTCGACACGGAGCTGCATTGGTCCGAAGTGCCGGCGGATCACGTGCTGGTCTCGCGGCCGTTTCGTCCCGTCGAGATCCGTCCGTTCCCGGCCGGTGAACATTCGCCGCAGGAACCCGCTGTTGCCCAAAATGTTGTCGAGCGAGCTTAA
- a CDS encoding K+/H+ antiporter subunit F, with protein sequence MIQTACLVAIAAIAVSALMNLYRLAKGPDVLDRILALDTLVINTIGLVVVIGIWFGTSMYFEVALLFVAVGFLTTIAFCKYLLRGNVIE encoded by the coding sequence ATGATCCAGACGGCTTGCCTCGTTGCGATTGCTGCCATTGCGGTTTCGGCGCTGATGAACCTCTACCGCCTGGCGAAGGGGCCGGATGTGCTCGATCGAATTCTGGCGCTCGATACGCTGGTGATCAACACCATCGGTCTGGTGGTGGTGATCGGGATCTGGTTCGGCACCAGCATGTACTTCGAAGTGGCGCTGCTGTTCGTGGCGGTCGGATTTTTGACCACCATCGCGTTCTGCAAGTACTTGTTGCGCGGCAACGTGATCGAGTAG